In the Acanthopagrus latus isolate v.2019 chromosome 23, fAcaLat1.1, whole genome shotgun sequence genome, one interval contains:
- the gys1 gene encoding glycogen [starch] synthase, muscle — protein sequence MPLARSLSVTSLSGLEEWDEEFDLEDAVLFEIAWEVANKVGGIYTVIQTKARLTSEEWGENYFLVGPYVESNVRTQVELIEPTNPALKRTIDKMNASGCKVYFGRWLIEGSPYVILIDVGFTAWSLDTWKSELWDLCDIGVPWFDREANDAVLFGFLTVWLLGEYAAQCDEPPHIVAHFHEWLAGLGLVLCRQRQLPVATIFTTHATLLGRYLCAGNVDFYNKLAEFNVEKEAGDRQIYHRYCLERAAAHCAHVFTTVSQITAIEAEHLLKRKPDIVTPNGLNVKKFSAVHEFQNLHAQSKNRIQEFVRGHFYGHLDFNLDKCLFLFIAGRYEFSNKGADIFLEALARLNYLLRVNHSDVTVIAFFIMPARTNNFNVETLKGQAVRKQLWDTAQTVKERFGKKLYESLLVGQLPDVSKMLDKEDFTIMKRAIFATQRQCQPPVCTHNMLEDSSDPILNCVRRIGLFNSSSDRVKIIFHPEFLSSTSPLLPMDYEEFVRGCHLGVFPSYYEPWGYTPAECTVMGIPSISTNLSGFGCFMEEHIADPSAYGIYILDRRFRGVDESCNQLTSFLFQFCKQSRRQRIIQRNRTERLSDLLDWRYLGRYYISARHMALAKAFPDTFVYDLQEPTSTSGFRYPRPASVPPSPALSRHSSPHHSEAEDNDDERYDEDLEAEKDRVNIRQPFTLPFKNKSSAVHGANGISEGVTSEKN from the exons ATGCCGCTGGCTCGCAGCCTCTCTGTCACGTCTCTGTCAGGACTTGAGGAGTGGGATGAGGAGTTTGATTTGGAGGACGCTGTGCTTTttgaaattgcctgggaggtCGCTAACAAAG tCGGAGGCATCTACACCGTCATCCAGACCAAAGCCCGCCTGACCTCAGAGGAATGGGGGGAGAACTATTTCCTGGTGGGTCCCTACGTGGAGAGCAACGTGCGCACACAAGTGGAGCTGATCGAGCCCACCAACCCCGCGCTGAAGAGAACCATTGACAAGATGAACGCCAGTGGGTGTAAG GTCTACTTTGGCCGCTGGCTCATTGAGGGCAGCCCTTATGTCATTCTGATTGATGTAGGGTTCACCGCCTGGTCCCTGGACACCTGGAAGAGTGAGCTGTGGGACCTCTGTGACATTGGCGTGCCGTGGTTCGACCGCGAGGCCAACGATGCCGTGCTGTTCGGCTTCCTGACGGTCTGGCTTCTGGGAGAG TACGCAGCTCAGTGTGATGAGCCTCCACACATCGTGGCCCATTTCCACGAGTGGTTGGCAGGCCTGGGCCTGGTGTtgtgcagacagagacagctTCCCGTCGCAACAATCTTCACCACTCATGCCACATTGCTGGGACGATACCTGTGTGCTGGAAATGTGGACTTCTACAACAAACTTGCAGAG TTCAACGTGGAAAAAGAGGCAGGTGACAGACAGATCTACCACCGCTACTGTTTGGAGCGGGCGGCTGCGCACTGTGCACACGTCTTCACCACTGTGTCACAGATCACAGCCATTGAGGCAGAGCACCTGCTCAAGAGGAAACCAG ACATTGTCACTCCCAACGGGCTCAACGTGAAGAAGTTCTCCGCCGTGCACGAGTTTCAAAACCTCCACGCTCAGAGCAAGAATCGGATCCAGGAGTTCGTCAGGGGACACTTCTACGG ACACCTGGACTTTAACCTGGACAAGTGTTTGTTCCTCTTCATCGCTGGAAGGTACGAGTTCTCCAACAAGGGCGCCGACATCTTCTTGGAAGCTTTAGCCAGACTCAACTATCTACTGAGA GTCAACCACAGTGATGTGACCGTCATTGCATTCTTCATCATGCCAGCTCGGACAAACAACTTCAATGTGGAGACGCTGAAGGGCCAAGCAGTTAGGAAACAACTCTG GGATACTGCTCAGACTGTGAAGGAACGCTTCGGAAAGAAACTTTATGAGTCACTTCTAGT TGGACAGCTGCCAGATGTGTCAAAGATGCTGGACAAAGAGGATTTCACCATAATGAAGCGTGCCATCTTTGCAACTCAGAGACAATGCCAGCCTCCAGTCTGCACCCATAACATGCTGGAGGACAGCAGCGACCCCATCCTTAATTGCGTCCGCCGTATCGGCCTTTTCAACAGCTCTTCTGACCGTGTCAAG ATTATCTTCCATCCAGAGTTCCTTTCATCCACCTCTCCTCTACTTCCGATGGATTATGAGGAGTTTGTAAGAGGCTGCCACCTCGGCGTCTTCCCCTCTTACTATGAGCCCTGGGGCTACACACCAG CTGAGTGCACAGTCATGGGAATTCCATCGATCTCAACCAACCTGTCAGGCTTTGGTTGTTTCATGGAAGAACACATAGCAGACCCATCGGCATACG gtATTTACATCCTGGACCGGCGGTTTAGAGGGGTCGACGAGTCGTGTAACCAGCTCACTTCCTTCCTGTTTCAGTTCTGCAAGCAGAGCCGGCGCCAGCGGATCATCCAGAGGAACCGGACTGAGCGTCTGAGTGACCTCTTGGATTGGAGATACCTTGGCAGG TATTATATATCTGCACGTCATATGGCCCTGGCTAAAGCCTTCCCTGACACCTTTGTGTATGACCTTCAGGAGCCCACATCA ACCTCGGGTTTCCGTTACCCGCGACCAGCCTCCGTGCCACCTTCTCCAGCTCTGTCCCGCCACTCTTCCCCGCACCACAGCGAGGCCGAGGACAACGATGACGAGCGCTACGATGAGGATCTGGAGGCAGAGAAGGACCGGGTGAACATCCGCCAGCCCTTTACTCTGCCATTCAAAAACAAGTCTTCTGCTGTCCACGGGGCCAATGGAATCAGCGAGGGTGTCACAAGCGAGAAAAACTGA
- the aspdh gene encoding putative L-aspartate dehydrogenase isoform X1, translated as MINYGFSQLNFVLCLHAISGVVLQIGRHISSEGGVGLSAQDMATSSSSQRIGVVGYGHLGQYLVDRILKDGAALGLTLAFVWNRNTDKLKGLVPEELILGDLSSFANRPCDVIIEVCHPQIVREFGVHFLSQSHFMVGSPSALSSPDLNQKLRLAAQNYGRTLYVPSGALWGGQDIQRLNDSGGLKALFIRMSKHPSCFRLTGDVLSEWTEDEGRRVLFRGSVAELCPLAPNNVNTMAAAAVAAETLGFTGVQGEIVSDTALRDYHVVEVEVTGPGGFSVHTVRRNPAKLGAVTGSATYNSFWNSLLVCKGHGGRVYLC; from the exons ATGATTAACTATGGCTTCTCTCAGTTAAACTTTGTACTCTGCTTGCACGCAATTTCCGGAGTCGTGCTTCAAATTGGGAGACACATTAGCTCTGAAGGAGGTGTGGGATTATCTG CGCAGGACATGGCAACCAGCTCTTCCTCACAACGGATCGGAGTTGTGGGATACGGACATCTAG ggCAGTACCTGGTGGACAGGATCCTCAAAGATGGTGCTGCTCTCGGTCTAACCCTGGCATTCGTTTGgaacagaaatacagacaaGCTCAAAGGTTTAGTTCCCGAAGAGCTCATACTAGGTGATCTGTCATCGTTCGCAAACAG gCCATGTGATGTGATTATTGAGGTGTGCCATCCGCAGATAGTGAGAGAGTTTGgggttcacttcctgtctcagtcTCATTTCATG gtgggctctccctctgccctctccaGCCCTGATCTGAACCAGAAGCTCCGACTGGCGGCTCAGAACTACGGTAGGACGCTGTATGTCCCCAGCGGTGCATTATGGGGAGGCCAGGACATCCAGAGGTTGAACGATAGTGGGGGCTTGAAG gctCTGTTTATACGGATGTCCAAGCATCCATCCTGCTTCCGACTGACAGGAGACGTCCTCTCTGAGTGGACGGAGGACGAGGGCCGACGTGTTTTATTCAGAGGATCAGTGGCTGAGTTGTGCCCACTTGCACCAAACAACGTTAACacaatggcagcagcagcagtggcggcAGAAACACTCGGCTTTACTGGCGTTCAGGGAGAGATTGTGTCTGATACAGC GTTAAGAGATTATcatgtggtggaggtggaggtgactgGGCCTGGTGGTTTCTCAGTGCACACAGTGAGGAGGAATCCAGCTAAACTTGGAGCTGTGACTGGCAGTGCAACATACAACTCCTTCTGGAATAGTTTACTTG TTTGCAAAGGTCACGGGGGCCGAGTTTACTTGTGCTGA
- the tmem86b gene encoding lysoplasmalogenase, whose translation MDILETDAYDRRQRRNTSCTLFFSLLPFFLSTGLYFYLWTPDIPSSITNAGVKSAPVLLLAAVVLSWNGGRSVLGVVGGLVFSAVGDFCLVWPELFLHGMGAFAVAHLLYSFTFLSSRYATYSSSAWARFLCLIPFLLGGAFYIYLYPFLQKAPNSDLLVPGVGVYILLIGLMGTLAIRTGHTPTLLGSLIFMVSDLSLALQVFKVTAPVEHGHLVVMVTYYLAQLLIAVGDVRAMESKDDFAKWKRS comes from the exons ATGGATATCCTTGAGACGGATGCCTATGACAGGCGGCAGAGGAGAAACACG TCCtgcactctctttttttccctcttgcctttttttttgtccacaggtCTGTACTTCTACCTGTGGACTCCTGACATCCCCTCATCCATCACAAATGCAGGAGTCAAATCAGCACCAGTGCTCCTATTGGCTGCAGTAGTGCTGAGCTGGAACGGAGGTCGAAGTGTCCTGGGTGTGGTGGGAGGACTGGTTTTCTCGGCTGTAGGTGACTTCTGCCTGGTGTGGCCTGAGCTGTTCCTGCATG GAATGGGTGCATTTGCTGTGGCTCATCTACTCTACTCCTTCACCTTCCTCTCCAGTCGCTATGCAACATATTCATCTTCCGCCTGGGCCCGTTTTCTATGTCTGATCCCGTTCCTGTTGGGAGGTGCTTTTTACATCTACCTATATCCATTCCTGCAAAAGGCACCAAACTCAGATCTACTAGTTCCTGGTGTGGGGGTCTACATTTTGTTGATTGGTTTGATGGGGACATTAGCCATCAGAACTGgccacacacccacactgttAGGAAGTTTAATTTTCATGGTATCTGACCTGTCACTGGCTTTGCAGGTTTTCAAAGTGACAGCACCAGTGGAGCATGGTCACTTAGTAGTCATGGTGACGTATTATTTGGCACAGCTGCTAATAGCTGTGGGCGATGTGAGGGCAATGGAGAGCAAGGATGACTTTGCAAAATGGAAGAGGTCATAA
- the aspdh gene encoding putative L-aspartate dehydrogenase isoform X2 produces the protein MATSSSSQRIGVVGYGHLGQYLVDRILKDGAALGLTLAFVWNRNTDKLKGLVPEELILGDLSSFANRPCDVIIEVCHPQIVREFGVHFLSQSHFMVGSPSALSSPDLNQKLRLAAQNYGRTLYVPSGALWGGQDIQRLNDSGGLKALFIRMSKHPSCFRLTGDVLSEWTEDEGRRVLFRGSVAELCPLAPNNVNTMAAAAVAAETLGFTGVQGEIVSDTALRDYHVVEVEVTGPGGFSVHTVRRNPAKLGAVTGSATYNSFWNSLLVCKGHGGRVYLC, from the exons ATGGCAACCAGCTCTTCCTCACAACGGATCGGAGTTGTGGGATACGGACATCTAG ggCAGTACCTGGTGGACAGGATCCTCAAAGATGGTGCTGCTCTCGGTCTAACCCTGGCATTCGTTTGgaacagaaatacagacaaGCTCAAAGGTTTAGTTCCCGAAGAGCTCATACTAGGTGATCTGTCATCGTTCGCAAACAG gCCATGTGATGTGATTATTGAGGTGTGCCATCCGCAGATAGTGAGAGAGTTTGgggttcacttcctgtctcagtcTCATTTCATG gtgggctctccctctgccctctccaGCCCTGATCTGAACCAGAAGCTCCGACTGGCGGCTCAGAACTACGGTAGGACGCTGTATGTCCCCAGCGGTGCATTATGGGGAGGCCAGGACATCCAGAGGTTGAACGATAGTGGGGGCTTGAAG gctCTGTTTATACGGATGTCCAAGCATCCATCCTGCTTCCGACTGACAGGAGACGTCCTCTCTGAGTGGACGGAGGACGAGGGCCGACGTGTTTTATTCAGAGGATCAGTGGCTGAGTTGTGCCCACTTGCACCAAACAACGTTAACacaatggcagcagcagcagtggcggcAGAAACACTCGGCTTTACTGGCGTTCAGGGAGAGATTGTGTCTGATACAGC GTTAAGAGATTATcatgtggtggaggtggaggtgactgGGCCTGGTGGTTTCTCAGTGCACACAGTGAGGAGGAATCCAGCTAAACTTGGAGCTGTGACTGGCAGTGCAACATACAACTCCTTCTGGAATAGTTTACTTG TTTGCAAAGGTCACGGGGGCCGAGTTTACTTGTGCTGA